In the Actinomycetota bacterium genome, GCCTGGGGGTCCAGGTCCAGTTCCCCCCGGACGTGGGAGCGCAGGAGCCGCCCGATGGGCCCGTCCGAGGGCTCGGCCGTCAGGTGGACGGGGCGTCCCGCCTGGCGCAGGGCGCCGGACAGCAGGGCCGCCTGGGTCGTGGTGCCGGCCCCGTCGAGGCCTTCCACGACGAGCAGCCGAGGCTTGTGGCTCAGGTCCATGTCAGATAGGCTTTCTTCGACCCGGCTATGCAGTCGGTTCAACTTCGTATGACCACGCAGACTATCGGCCGTACCCTGCGCGTGGAGCGAGAGCGCAAGAGGCTCTCGCTCGAAACCATCTCCCGAGCGACGATGGTTCGCGCCGACTATCTCCAGCTCATAGACGACGACCGCCTCGAACAACTGCCGTCGGGGGCCTACGCCAAGGGGTTTATCCGCGCCTATGCCAACTACCTCGGCATGGATCCCCAGCCGTTTATGCGTGAGTACGACGAGACTTTCTCCGGTGGGCCCGAGCTGTCCGCGGTGGCCCGGGGGCCGGTCCGGGTCCCCCAGCCGGCGCACCCCCGCGCTTGGCGCAATGCTGCGGCGACCGCGGCGGCGGCTCTGGTGATCCTGGGACTGGTAGGAGGGTTCCGTTCCCTGGACGAGCCGGCGAACCCCCCCGGCGAAAGCCTGCGGCCTGCGTCGGCCCAGAGGGCGACCGTCCCCTCGCCGGCCGCCAGCGTTCTCGGAGCGGTGGTGCGGGTTGAGGTGACCGACGGCGAGACCTGGGTGACGGCCGCAGCCGACGGAGAGCAGCTGTTCGACCAGCTGATGGTGCAGGGCGAGAGAAAGACGTTCCACGCCGAGGAGGCGGTCGACCTCGTCGTAGGCAACCCGGAGGCGGTAAAGCTGTATGCCAACGGCGTGGAGCTCGACCCCCCGCTGCAGGACGTCTACAAGGCCACGTTCACCCCCGACACCACCTCGCTGCCTCCCTCCCAGGCGCTCTGACGGGCCCACGAGGCCCTACTGTTTGTCCATGACCCGCCGCGTGTTCATCCGCACCCTCGGCTGCCCCAAGAACGAGGCCGACTCGGAGCACCTGCGCGGAATGCTCGAGCGATCCGGCTACAAGACCGTCTCGGACCCCGCGCGCGCCGACGTCGTCATCGTGAACACGTGCTCGTTCATCGAGGCTTCTCGACGCGAGTCCGTCGACGCGATCCTCGACGAGGCGGCTCGCAGGCGCGACGGGCAGGCACTGGTGGTGGCCGGATGCCTCGTGGAACGGTACGGCGAGAAGATGGCCGACGAGCTGCCGGAGGTCGACGCCTTTATGAGCCTGGGCTCCTACGGCAGGACCGTGCAGGTCGTGGACGACGCGCTGCGCGGTGTGAAGCAGCGGTGCTTCGACCCCGGCAAGGTCCCGCTCGAGCTCGACCGGCCCGCCGTCCCGGAGGGGGCCACAGCCTTTCTGAAGATCTCCGAGGGCTGCGACCGTGTCTGCACCTTCTGCGCGATCCCCGCGATCCGCGGGCCACACCGCTCGCGGCGTCCCGAGGCGATCGAGGAGGAGTTGAGGTGGCTCGCGTCCTGCGGGGTGAAAGAGGTCATCCTGGTCGGGCAGGACATGTCCCTGTACGGCCGGGACCTCTCCGGACGCTGGATGCTCCCGGCCCTCCTGCGGCGGCTGGGGCAGGTCGAAGGCATCCGCTGGATGCGGATGCTGTATCAGTACCCGCGTTTCGTGGACGACCGGCTGCTTCAGGCCATGGCGGACACTCCTTCGGCCGTCGCCTACCTCGACCTGTCCCTGCAGCACGCATCCGGGCGCCTGCTAAGGCGCATGAAGAGATGGGGTGACGCCGACCGCTTTCTGGCGATGATCGGCAGAATCCGGGAAGTCCTGCCCGACGCGGTCCTGCGGTCGGCGTTCATCGTGGGCTTCCCGGGCGAGACCGAGCGCGACGTCGAGGAGCTCGCGGCCTTTATGCAGGAGGCTCGGATCGACTGGGCCGGCTTCTTCTCCTATTCTCGCGAGGAGGGCACGGAGGCGGGGGCTTTCAGGCGGGGGCTCGTCCCGCGTGCCGTCGCCAACCGCAGGTCGGAGTCTTTAACGGCGCTCCAGTCCGAGATCGCCGAGGCAAAGCGGGCTCAGCTCGTGGGCCGTCGGGTGGAGGTGCTCGTCGAGGACCGTTCGGGCACGATGGTCACCGGACGCACATGGCGCGAGGCGCCGGAAGTGGACGGCGTCGTCACCGTACGCGCCGCCCGCGCCGCGCGCAGGGGCGACTTCATAGAGGCGACAGTCACTGAGACCGACGGCGTGGACCTTGTGGCTTCCGCGGGTGAGCGACGGGCTGTGGCCCTGCCGGTGCGGACGGCGGCGTCCTCTCGGTGACCCTGCAGGCTGACCCGCGGAGGGTACGGAGGCTGAACCTGGCCAACGCCTTCACCTTCCTGCGCGTGGGTTTGGTGCCGGTGTTCGCATGGCTGCTGCTGGTGAGGGAGCCGCCCCTTCCGGTCCTGGCAGCGGTGGTGTTTGCGGTCGCGGCGGCGACCGACGGCCTCGACGGGTACGTGGCCAGGCGACTGGACCTTGTGACGGGGCTGGGCCAGTTTCTGGACCCTCTCGCGGACAAGCTGCTCGTGGGCACCGCCCTGGGCGCTCTGGCCGTCGCCGGCCGGATCCCCTGGGGTGCCGCCCTGGTCATCCTGTTTCGCGAGGTGGCCGTGTCCGTTCTGCGTGTGGTGCTCGCCCGCAGGGGGCGGTCGCTGCCGGCCTCGTCGATGGGCAAGGCCAAGACCGTCCTGCAGATCATCGCCGTCGTGGCGTTGACGGCCCTTCCGCGCCAGCACCGCCTTTCGGTGGGGCTGCTGGCGCTGGCGGTCGGGGTGACGGTGATCTCGGGCTGCCAGTACTTCGCGGATGCGCGCGGTGGCCGGGCGGGAGTCCCCTGGAGCTGACGGCGCCGCCGGTAGGGTGATGCGGTGACGGCGGTCATCGTGTGCATCGGCGACGAGCTGCTCTCGGGCGTGGTCGTGAACTCCAACGCGGCGATGATCGGAGACCTCCTGTCGCGCCGCGGCGTCCGGGTCGTGCGTGAGGTGTCCGTCGGAGACGACGAGGACGCCATAGTCGAGGTCCTTTCCTCAGCGGCCGCGGCCGCGTCCACGGTCGTGGTGACGGGGGGCCTGGGGCCTACCGACGACGACCGCACCAGACACGCCCTGGCGCGGCTGACGGGCGCAGCGCTGGTGCGCGACGAGCCGGCCGTGACCGCGCTGCGGGAGCGGTTCGCGCGCTGGGGCCGGGAGATGCCGGACTCGAACCTGCGCCAGGCGGACATGCCCGCCGGCGCGACGGCCATACCCAATCCCATAGGGACGGCCCCGGGCATCCGCATTGAGCGGCAGGACTGCGTCCTGTACGCCATACCGGGGGTCCCGCGCGAGGCGAGACGGATGATGGACGAACAGGTCCTTCCCGACCTCTACTCCCGGGGGGTCGTGGGGGAAGCCGTGCGGACCCTGGAGATCTCCTGCGTGGGGATACCCGAGGCGGAGCTGGGCGAGCGGCTGGCCGACCTCGCCGCCTCACCCAATCCCGCACTCGCCTTTCTGCCTTCCGGCGGTCAGGTCAGGCTGCGGTTCGTAGCGCGGGGATCCGCTGCGGACGAGCTGGCCAAGCTGCTCGCGGAGGCCGAGGCCACCGTCCGGCAGCGATGCGGCTCGGCGGTGTTCGGAACGGACGGGCAGACGCTGGAGGCGGTCGTCGGACTGCTGCTGGCCGGCGCCGGACTGACCGTCGCCACGGCTGAGTCCTGCACCGCCGGACTGGTGGCGTCGCGACTGGCGTCGGTCCCCGGAGCGTCGGCATACCTGCGCGGGGGCCTTGTGGCCTATCACGAGGAGGTCAAGGCGCACGGGCTGGGAGTGTCGCGGTCCCTGATCGAGGCGGCCGGCCCCGTGTCCGGAGAGGTCGCGCTGGAGATGGCCCGCGGAGCCCGCTACGCCCTCGGAGCCGACCTCGGACTGTCCGTGACCTGTTCCGCGGGTCCGGAGCCGCAGGGAGGTGCAGAGGTCGGGACCACATTCCTGGCTGTTTCCGGGGCGACGGGGGCCGGGGTCGTGCGGGGTCTCCGGCTGCCCGGCGAGCGCCAGCAGGTGTGCGAGCTCGCGGCGACGTTCGCCCTGGACCTGCTGAGACTTCACCTGCTCGGGGAGCGACCTCGATGAATGGTTCGCGCCGGAGGACCGGCCGGTGAGGCTGTTCGTCGCTGTGGACCCTCCGGGCGATATCAAGTCGGCCTTGGAGCGCGACGTCGTCGGTCCGCTGCGACAGGAGCTCCCGGCGGCGAGATGGACGCGCAGCGACGGCCGGCACCTGACCCTGAAGTTCCTGGGGGAGGTGGACGACTCGCGGGTCGCAGAGGTGGCGGGGGCGGTGCGAGACGCGGCCCGGCGCCACACTCCGTTCGATGCCGCCTTCGACAGGATCGGGGGGTTCCCCAACCTCAGGCGACCGAGGGTGGTCTGGGTGGGCATCGGACCGGGGGCCGAGCCCATGTCGGCTCTTGCGGCATCGGTGGAGGAGGGACTGGAGGACCTCGGGTTCGAGCCGGAAGGACGTCCGTTCAGGCCGCACCTGACACTGGCCCGGTTCAAGGTCCCCGACCGTGTCTCGGAGCTGCCGGACATCGCTGTCCCGTCGGACACCTTTACCGTGCGGGGGGTGGTGCTGTTCAGGTCGCAGCTTCGACGTGAGGGGACGGCGTACACGCCCCTGGATGAGCTCCCGCTGGGGGAGTGAACGCTAGGCCTACTCGGGGCAGTACCAGCGGTAGGGAATCCCTCCAGGGAGTCGAGCGCTTCCCGTCGTCCTTTCCCACCTCTTGGCCGGAGTGTCCAGCCAGCGGTAGAGCACGGCCATCCCATACAGGTTCAGGCTGGTGAGGCAGTGGATGGTGGTGCGTTCGCCACCGTCGCCCGCGGCCGATCCGTCGCCGTAGACGAACGCCGCGGGGCTGTTCATGAGGTCGAAGCCCAGCACCGGGTCCCACGTGGTGGTGTGTCCGAGGCCGAAGGTGTGGCCGAACTCGTGCATCGTCACCATCTCGAGGTCTGCCAGCTCGGGGAAGTCGTAGGCGACCTGTCCTGCGCGTGGCGAGGACCCGAAGAGGCTGAGGGCGATGTAACGCCCGGAGTAGCGGACGTGTCTGCCGGCGCCGATGTTGTCCAGAAGCCCCTGGGTCCAGTCGTCGGTGTCGGTGGCGACGCCCCTGAAGGCGGGACCGGCGGCGACGTAGCCGATGATGACCTCGTAACCGGCCGGGTCGACGGGGCTCACCCCGTCGAAGACCTCGATCTCGACCTCGATGTCGCGCAGGTAGTCGTACTGCGGGTAGTCCCTCGCGAACTCGGCCATCGCGGTCTTCCAGCGACGCATGCCGCGAAGCGTTGCGTCGATGTAATCGGTGACCGTGGGTCCGAGGGGATTGCCCAGATCGCCGTGGCTCGGCGGTACGAGCAGCACGCGGGTCTGCGCCGTGGGAAGCGAGCCTCCGAAGATGAAGTCGATCGGCGCGGACTGCGTGCCCTCGCAGTTCATAAAGCAGAAGCTGTAGGTGCCGAGCGCGAACCGCTGAGTCCGGAGGTGGAGGCGGTACTCGCCCTCGACCACGGCCCGGTGGACGGCGAGGCGCAACTTTGCGGGTTCGCCCGTAAAGGCGGTCGCCGCCGCGGCGCCCTGGCCGAACACGGCGGCTCCCGTGTCGACCGGGACACCGTTGGGGTCAAGGACCGTGATCGGATCGGTCGTGCGGGCCGGGGTTTCGATCAGGACCGAGACCGAAGCCCCCGCGGGTAGGAAGAACCGGTAGAAGTCGTCGTTGTCCCCGCCGGTGGTGTCCAGGGTTCCCGAGTACCGCCCGCTGGTGGGGACCAATGTCGCGGAGGCGAAGGAGTTGCCGGCGTCCGTCCCGGAACCCGCGTCGTTCTGTGACGCGGCCGCCGGTGTGGCGGACAGAACGGAGGCGATGGACAGGACGGCGACCAGGACGGATACGGCGCGGCGAGGCATGGGGTTTGTCATGACCGGAGTCTTCTCCGGCACCGTCCGCATTCCTGCACCAGCGTCTCGATGCGCTGAGAGCCGAGCGGCGGTCAGGAGTCCAGCGTGCGCCAGCGGACGATCCGGACCGGGACGTTGAACCACCGCATGTCCGTGGGCGTCCGGACCGTGGCGACGCCCCCCAGGTTCGGGTCCGCTGAGATCCACCGGTTGCCGTCCACGTAGGCAAGAGCATGTACGCCGTCGCGGGTGACCGCGAAGTCCCCGGGCAGCAGGCGGTCCGTGGCGACCGAGTTCAAGCTTGCGGCCTCCATGACCACTCTCGTCTGTCCGAGGTGCCCCTGCGCGAGGGCGCGGGCCGAGGCGTCGTTCCACCAGATCGAGGCGGCGCGACGGACCAGTCCGCCGTCGAGGGTCCGGATCCCGCGTCGCAGGGCCGCCCGCAGCAGGCCCTGACGGACCAGCCCCGAGCAGTCGACGCCCGTGCGGGCCTCGCCGCCCCACACGTAGCGCACCCCCTCAAAGGACTGCATCTGTTCGACCGAGGAAGCCCTCAGCGTGGACACCCGCGCCTCCCGCGCGGGAAGGGCCAGGAGGACGACCGGGACGATCAAGGCGGCTGCGGACGCCGCCCGGATGGTCCGCGACCGGGGCCATAGCACCAGCGGTGCCACCATGGCCCCCGCAAGAGCGAGGAGCTGGGCGCCCCGGATCGGGCGGCTGCTGATCGGGTGCCAGAACAGGGCTGCCGTCGCCACCAGGCTAAGGACCCAGCCGCCCAGGACCAACGGCCGACACGGCAGCGAGCGAGGCGCAGGGGGTTCGATCAGATTTTCCTCCGGGAGCGGCTGGGGTGACTGATCCTCGCATGCGACCGGCCGGAGCGGGCATCAGATCCTGGAGCCGAACACGCGTTCGTGCTAGCTTGCCTGTCGTCGGCGGTGGATACGGTGCCTCGCACAACCTTTCCACACCGCTTCCCCAGGCAAACGGCAAGGAGGCTGGACAAGAAATGGACAAAGACAAGTCTCTGGAGACGGCGCTGAGTCAGATCGAGCGCCAGTTCGGCAAGGGTGCAGTGATGAGACTGGGCGACCACGCCCAGCGGCTTACGGTGGAGTCGATCCCCACCGGCTCGATGGGCCTGGACATAGCTCTGGGTGTTGGCGGGCTGCCCCGCGGGCGGATCATCGAGCTTTTCGGCCCGGAGAGCTCCGGCAAGACAACCGTGGCCCTCCAGGTGATAGCGGAGGCCCAGAAGCTGGGCGACGTGGCGGCTTTCGTCGACGCGGAGCACGCTCTGGACCCTGCGTACGCGCGCAACATCGGGGTCGATATCGACTCGCTTCTGGTCTCCCAGCCGGACACCGGAGAGCAGGCGCTGGAGATAGCGGACATGCTCATCCGGTCCGGTGCCGTCGGCGTCCTGGTGGTGGACTCGGTGGCCGCCCTGGTTCCGCGGGCCGAGATAGAAGGCGAGATGGGTGACACCCATGTCGGGCTGCAGGCGAGGCTGATGTCGCAGGCGATGCGGAAGCTGACGGCCTCTGTGTCCAAGTCGTCCACGTGCGTGATCTTCATCAACCAGATCCGGGAGAAGGTCGGTGTCATGTTCGGCTCCCCGGAGGTCACCCCCGGGGGCCGGGCGCTGAAGTTCTACTCGTCGGTTCGGCTGGACGTCCGCCGGATCGAGTCCCTCAAGGACGGAGCGGACTTCATCGGCAACAGGGTCAGGGCCAAGGTCGTTAAGAACAAGTGCGCCCCGCCGTTCAAGACCTGCGAGTTCGACATCATCTTCGGCAAGGGGATCTCCAAGGAGGGGTCACTGCTGGACGTGGCCGTCGAGCGTGGCATCGTGAAGAAGTCGGGTGCCTGGTTCACTTTCGAGGGCGAGCAGCTGGGACAGGGCCGGGAGAACGCCAAGGTGTTCCTCGGCGACAATTCCGACATCGCCCGCGGGATCGAGGCCCTCATCAAGGCGCAGCTGGCACCGGTCGTCGAGGTCGACCCGGTGATGAACGGCGAGCTGGAGCCGGCTCCCGCCTGACGCCCACCTCAGCAGGCGCCGCAGGTAGATGGCGCGGCGCCTGCTGGATGGCGACCGCATCAAGAGGTGTGCGATGACGCCCCTCTGGTCAGGGGAGGCGACCACTGTGAGCATCGCCTTCGACACTCCTGGTGGCTGTTCCTTGCCCGCTTCCTGCGGCTGGCCGTAAGATGTCCGGGAACGCAGGAGCGTTTGTGCGAACCGAACACTCGAAATCACTGAAGCCTCCAAAGGGACAGGTTGAAGACGTGACACCGGACGTAAACACAAAACCCCAGGTCAGCGGGCTAGTGCTGTACCAGGGCCACTCGCCCGTGTAGTCCCGGACCCACCCTGCTTCGAGTCGCACGGCTCTCCTGCGGTCCGCGCGCGATCGCGCGTGCGCAGACCAAGCTAAGGAGGGGACGCGGTGGACATACTCATCGCATCCCTCGTCTGCCTTCTCATAGGAACCGGGCTGGGCGTAGCCCTGAGGAAGTGGTCGACCGGCCGCAGGGTCGAATCGGCTGAAGGGCGCGCCTCGCAGCTTCTCGAACAGGCCGAGCTCAAGGCCCGGGAGCAGACCAGCACCTCGGTCGCCCAGGCACAGAAGCAGAGCGAAGATTTCCGCAGGCAGGTCGAGCGGGAGCTTTCTCTGCTTCGCACAGAGCTCGAGCGGCGGGAAAAGACGGTCACGGGTCTGGAGGGGGCGGTCGAGGCTAGAGCCACGACGCTCGACCGGCGGGAGCAGAAGCAGGAGCAGCGGGAGAGCGAGTTCGCTCAACGGGAACAGGATCTGGAGCGCCAGCGCGACCAGATGACCGGCGCGGCCGAACGGGCCAGAAAGGCGTTGGAGCAGGTCGCGGGGCTGTCCGCGGCAGAGGCCAAGGCCCAGCTGATCAAGCAGATCGAGGACGAGGCCAAGCGGGATGCCCTGTCGATCGTACGTGACTTCGAGACACGCGCCAGGGAGGAGGCGGAGCGCAGGGCTCGCAAGATCGTGGTGACGGCCATTCAGAGGCTCGGCTCCGAGCAGGCTCAGGAGGCGTCCGTGTCCGTCCTGCAGCTTCCGTCGGAGGACATGAAGGGCCGCATCATCGGCCGCGAGGGGCGCAACATCCGCCACTTCGAGCAGGTGACGGGCGTGAACCTGATCATCGACGACACGCCGGAGGCGGTGCTGCTGTCGTGCTTTGACCCGGTGCGCCGCGAGGTGGGACGCCTGACCCTGGAGGCGCTGGTGTCCGACGGTCGTATCCACCCCGCTCGCATCGAGGAGCAGTTCGACCGGGCGAGGGCCCAGGTGGAGGGAGAGATCAAGTCCGCGGGCGAGGACGCGATCCTGGACGTGGGACTGACCAGCGTCAACCCCGAACTGGTCAGGGCGCTCGGACGGCTCAAGTACCGGTACAGCTACGGACAGAACGTGCTGCGCCACTCCATCGAGGCATCCCACGTCGCGGGGATGATCGCCGCGGAGCTGGGTTCGGACGTGAAGCTGGCCAAGCGGTGCACCCTGTTTCACGACATAGGCAAGGCCGTGGCGCACGAGGTCGAGGGTTCACACGCGTTCGTGGGGGCCGAGCTGGCCAGGCGACTGGGGGAGCCGGGGCCGGTGGTCCATGCCATCGAGGCCCACCACGGGGAGATCGAGCCCCGGACCCTGGAGGCGGTCATAGCCCAGGCCGCCGATGCCATCTCCGGGAGCCGTCCCGGGGCGCGGCGGGAGAGCTTTGAGGCCTACGTCAAGCGCCTGCAGCGGCTGGAGGAGATCGCGACCAGCTTTGAAGGCGTGGAGAAGTGCTACGCGATGCAGGCCGGGCGGGAAGTCCGGGTCATGGTGTCCCCGGGCGACGTCGATGACGTGGGGGCCCAGGTGATGGCCAGGGAGATCGCGAAGAAAATCGAGGAGGAACTCCAGTACCCGGGGCAGATCCGGGTGGTCGTCCTCCGGGAGATTCGGTCGGTGGAGTACGCCAGGTAACTGACGGCCTCTTCGATCGGATGACCCCACCGGGCCCGCCCAGCGGCGGGTCCGGTGCGTTTTCGGGGGCGTGGTGGGGCCGGTCCCCGGACTAGACCCCGCCGGCCGCCCGTCGTTCGGCCTCGGCCCTGGAGTCCATCTCGGCCCTGGAGCCCGACTCAGGACTGCTGGCGCTGATCTCAGACTCGGACACCGGGTCAAGCGTCACCGCCGACGCCTCGTCCAGGTTCACCGTGGACTGACGGTCGTGGAGGGCCAGTCGAATGGCCGTCCGGAGCTGGCCTTCGATGAACACCTCCGCGAACGAAGGCACGCAAACCAGCTCGATGCCGTCGGACGCGAGGAATGTGCGGGCTATGGCGACCGCCTTGATGGCCTGGTTGAGGGCTCCGGCGCCGATCGTCTGGAGCTCGGCGGCGCCGGTCTCTCGCACCACGCCGGCGATGGCGCCCGCCGTGGAGTTCGGGTTCGAGTGTGAAGAAACGCGAAAAAGCGTCATCTGGTTGTCCGTCCGCTCGTGTGCACCACCTACTTCTTCGCCCCGGAGCCATTTCCTCTTGCGGTGGCCGTCAAAGCTTGCCGCAGGTCAGGGGGCATATCAACGACCTGACGCAGGACCCCCGACGGCTCTGGGCCCCTGGGCCGTTTGTATGGCTGTCGGCGGGAAGGACCGCCGGGGCAGCGCAACAAGGGGTGCGTTCCTCATACGGGTCCGGCTTGGGGAGTCGGACAAAGGCAGCAGCAAGGAGGAACGGACATGGCAATAGGGTTGAGGGACCCGTCCGTGGAAAGCCCACGCGACGAGGCTATGACCGGGGGCCGCGCGACGCGCGGGTTCTGGACCAAGCGCAAGCGCACGGCGACCTCGCTGATCACGGTGATGGGACTTATCGCCGGGATCGCAGTCGCGTACAAGCTCTTCGAGCGAGCGGTGCCGAACAACGTCGTCCGTGACGCCTCGGCGTTCAGCTACGACATCACCGCAAAGGACCTGGCTGCTCAGGAGACCAACTTCAGGGCCGTCACCGGGACCGGGGACGAGGTCATCTTCCGTCAGACGATGGCTACCGCCAACTGCGGCGCCGCTTCCACGGCGCCCGAGTGCAACGTCGACACCTTCCCTGGTGACGAGCGCAGGACGGACGTCATCATCAAGAACACTCAGGCGCCGGCCCACAAGGCCTCGTGGACGGTCTACGTCAACAACACCCCGACCGACCCGATCCAGGTGCTGAGCTACGACAAGGCCACCAACTCCTACACCCAGGTGCCGGCCACCAACCCCGACTACAACCGCTACCTGAACTTCTGGAAGCTGAGCGTGGACAAGCAGACGCTGTTCAACCTCAGCCCGGCCTCCAGCACACCGTACGAGAACGACCCGGCCAAGGACGGCAGCTACTCGCCGGCCTGCGCCGCTTCGGGGCTCAAGGAGCTCACCCGGCAGAACCCCTGCAACCTCGGCACCATCGAGGGCGCCGGCACGATGGGAAGTTCCATCGGGCCGCTGACGTCGAAGCCGCTGGACGACCGGCAGTACCGGTTCTTCATGGAAGAGGCCGACGACGGCACCGACCAGTCGAAGTTCCAGGGCTGGAGGGTCGTGTTCACCCTGGTCTTCGCGGCCAAGGTGCCCGCCGACGCCGAGACAGGCCGATTCTCGACCATCCCTCAGTAGAAGGACATCAGGGGCAACCACCACCAACCACGAGGGCTGACAACCACAGAGCTACCCCCCAGTAGCCCCTCAACCCCAGAGAACGGCGCCCAATGCCCCGGGCGCCGTTCTCCTTTTCCGCAGAAGTCCCGGCGATAGCATCGGACGTGGCCCACTGGTTGCTCAAGACAGAACCCCACTCCTTTTCCATCGACGACCTGCAGCGGATGGGGGAGTCGCCCTGGGACGGGGTCCGCAGCTACCAGGCCCGCAACAACCTGATGGCGATGAGGCAGGGCGATCTCGCCTTCGTCTACCACTCCAGCTGTGAGGTACCCGGAGTGGCCGGCGTCTGCGAGGTCGTGCGCGAAGCCTACGCCGACCACAGCGCGTGGGACCCGAACTCGCCGTACCACGACCCCCGGTCCTCGCCTGACCGGCCCCGGTGGTTCATGCCCGACGTGCGTTTCGTGTCCCGGCTCCCGAGGCTCGTCTCATTGAGCGAGCTGCGCGCGGTCGACGAGCTGGAGGGGATGGTCCTTCTCCGGCGGGGTTCGCGCTTGTCGGTGCAGCCGGTCAGCGACCGGGAGTGGGACATCGTCCTGGCGCTGGGGTCAAACTAGTCGGATGACCCGGACCTACTACCTGCAGTCCTTCGGCTGCCAGATGAACGAGCACGACTCGGAGCGGATGGCGGGGCTGCTGGAGGTGGCCGGGTACCGCAGGGTCCAGGATGCTGAGGACGCAGACGTCGCCGTGTTCAACACCTGCGCCATCCGCGAGAACGCGGACAACCGCCTCTACGGGCATCTGGGCAAGCTCAAGCCCGTGAAGCAGAAGACGGGGCTGAAAATCGCCGTCGGCGGATGCCTCGCCGAGAAGGACCGTGACGGGATCCGCGACCGCGCTCCCTGGGTCGACGTGGTGTTCGGTACGCGCAACATCGACCGGCTGCCGGCTCTGCTGGCATCGGTGGAGCGGGCCGGAGTTCCCGTGGTCGAACTGGCTGAGGCGTTCGAAATGTTCCCGTCGGCGCTTCCTGCGCGACGTGGGTCCGCCTTTCACGCTTGGGTGGCCATCCAGTACGGGTGCAACAACTCCTGCTCGTTCTGCATCGTGCCCCACGTCCGGGGCCGCGAGGTGTCCAGGCCCCCGGCGGAAGTGGTCGAGGAGGTGCGCCGCCTGGTGGACGACGGGATCACCGAGGTCTCGCTGCTCGGCCAGAACGTCAATTCCTACGGCCGGGACATCGCCGGACGCCCCATCTTCTCGTCGTTGCTGTACTCGCTGGATGAGATCCCCGGCCTCCGGCGCGTCCGATACACGTCTCCTCACCCCAAGGACTTCAAACAGGACACCGCGCGGGCCATGGCCGAGTGCGCCAGCGTCTGCGAGCACCTGCATTTCCCGGTCCAGTCGGGGTCGGACAGCTGTCTGCGGCGCATGAAGCGGGCGTACTCGCGCCGCACCTACCTGGACAAGGTCGCCATGGCCCGCGAGCTGATTCCGGGGCTGGCGATGACCACCGACATCATCGTGGGGTTTCCCGAGGAGACCGAGGACGAGTTCGAGGACACGATGTCGCTCGTGGAAGAGGTCCGGTTCGACTCCGCCTACATGTTCCAGTACTCACCGAGGCCCTTTACGGCCGCCGCCGAATTCGCCGGGCAGGTGCCGAAGGGCGTTGTCCAGAGGCGCTTTGACCGGTTGGTGAGGGCCCAGGAGCGGATCTCCCTTGATAAGAACCGCGAGCTCCTGGGGGTCACTGTCGAGGCGACCGTGGAGCTTGCTGCGTCGAAGACCGATGCCGAGCGTGCCACCGGCAGAACCCGCACCAACAAGCTCATCCACGTGGCAGCGGATGGCCCGGAGCCTGGACAAATGGTGCGGGCGCGGGTGGTGGACGCGCACGCGCACTACCTGGCCGGGACCACGGTCTGACCGCGTTTCGATGGCTGTATCGGCAGTCACCGGCCTCTGCCGCCGGTGAGTCCGAGCAGTTCGCGTCGCAGAAGGAGGCCGAGGACTGGCTGGGGGCCGAGTTCGCGCGCCTGCTGGATAGAGG is a window encoding:
- the recA gene encoding recombinase RecA: MDKDKSLETALSQIERQFGKGAVMRLGDHAQRLTVESIPTGSMGLDIALGVGGLPRGRIIELFGPESSGKTTVALQVIAEAQKLGDVAAFVDAEHALDPAYARNIGVDIDSLLVSQPDTGEQALEIADMLIRSGAVGVLVVDSVAALVPRAEIEGEMGDTHVGLQARLMSQAMRKLTASVSKSSTCVIFINQIREKVGVMFGSPEVTPGGRALKFYSSVRLDVRRIESLKDGADFIGNRVRAKVVKNKCAPPFKTCEFDIIFGKGISKEGSLLDVAVERGIVKKSGAWFTFEGEQLGQGRENAKVFLGDNSDIARGIEALIKAQLAPVVEVDPVMNGELEPAPA
- the rny gene encoding ribonuclease Y, which codes for MDILIASLVCLLIGTGLGVALRKWSTGRRVESAEGRASQLLEQAELKAREQTSTSVAQAQKQSEDFRRQVERELSLLRTELERREKTVTGLEGAVEARATTLDRREQKQEQRESEFAQREQDLERQRDQMTGAAERARKALEQVAGLSAAEAKAQLIKQIEDEAKRDALSIVRDFETRAREEAERRARKIVVTAIQRLGSEQAQEASVSVLQLPSEDMKGRIIGREGRNIRHFEQVTGVNLIIDDTPEAVLLSCFDPVRREVGRLTLEALVSDGRIHPARIEEQFDRARAQVEGEIKSAGEDAILDVGLTSVNPELVRALGRLKYRYSYGQNVLRHSIEASHVAGMIAAELGSDVKLAKRCTLFHDIGKAVAHEVEGSHAFVGAELARRLGEPGPVVHAIEAHHGEIEPRTLEAVIAQAADAISGSRPGARRESFEAYVKRLQRLEEIATSFEGVEKCYAMQAGREVRVMVSPGDVDDVGAQVMAREIAKKIEEELQYPGQIRVVVLREIRSVEYAR
- a CDS encoding EVE domain-containing protein; this encodes MAHWLLKTEPHSFSIDDLQRMGESPWDGVRSYQARNNLMAMRQGDLAFVYHSSCEVPGVAGVCEVVREAYADHSAWDPNSPYHDPRSSPDRPRWFMPDVRFVSRLPRLVSLSELRAVDELEGMVLLRRGSRLSVQPVSDREWDIVLALGSN
- the miaB gene encoding tRNA (N6-isopentenyl adenosine(37)-C2)-methylthiotransferase MiaB, translating into MTRTYYLQSFGCQMNEHDSERMAGLLEVAGYRRVQDAEDADVAVFNTCAIRENADNRLYGHLGKLKPVKQKTGLKIAVGGCLAEKDRDGIRDRAPWVDVVFGTRNIDRLPALLASVERAGVPVVELAEAFEMFPSALPARRGSAFHAWVAIQYGCNNSCSFCIVPHVRGREVSRPPAEVVEEVRRLVDDGITEVSLLGQNVNSYGRDIAGRPIFSSLLYSLDEIPGLRRVRYTSPHPKDFKQDTARAMAECASVCEHLHFPVQSGSDSCLRRMKRAYSRRTYLDKVAMARELIPGLAMTTDIIVGFPEETEDEFEDTMSLVEEVRFDSAYMFQYSPRPFTAAAEFAGQVPKGVVQRRFDRLVRAQERISLDKNRELLGVTVEATVELAASKTDAERATGRTRTNKLIHVAADGPEPGQMVRARVVDAHAHYLAGTTV